A window of the Budorcas taxicolor isolate Tak-1 chromosome 8, Takin1.1, whole genome shotgun sequence genome harbors these coding sequences:
- the LOC128052459 gene encoding interferon alpha-H-like, protein MAAAWSLLLALLLLSCNAICSRGCHLPHTHSLANGRVLMLLQQLRRVSPSSCLQDTNDFAFPQEAPGGSQLQKAQAISVLHEVTQHTFQLFSTEGSAAAWDQSLLDKLRAALDQQLTDLQACLRQEEGLQGAPLLKEDSSLAVRKYFHRVTLYLQEKRHSPCAWEVVRAEVMRAFSSSTNLQERFRSKD, encoded by the coding sequence ATGGCCGCAGCCTGGTCCTTActcctggccctgctgctgctcagcTGCAATGCCATCTGCTCTCGGGGCTGCCACCTGCCTCACACCCACAGCCTGGCCAACGGGAGGGTCCTGATGCTCCTGCAACAACTGAGGAGggtctccccttcctcctgcctgcagGACACAAATGACTTCGCATTCCCCCAGGAGGCGCCGGGTGGCAGCCAGTTGCAGAAGGCTCAAGCCATCTCTGTGCTCCACGAGGTGACCCAGCACACCTTCCAGCTCTTCAGCACAGAGGGCTCGGCCGCCGCGTGGGACCAGAGCCTCCTGGACAAGCTCCGCGCTGCACTGGATCAGCAGCTCACTGACCTGCAAGCCTGTctcaggcaggaggaggggctgcAAGGGGCTCCCCTGCTCAAGGAGGACTCCAGCCTGGCTGTGAGGAAATACTTCCACAGAGTCACTCTCTATCTGCAAGAGAAGAGACACAGCCCTTGTGCCTGGGAGGTTGTCAGAGCAGAAGTCATGAGAGCCTTCTCTTCCTCAACAAACTTGCAGGAGAGATTCAGGAGCAAGGACTGA